A region of Neovison vison isolate M4711 chromosome 7, ASM_NN_V1, whole genome shotgun sequence DNA encodes the following proteins:
- the LOC122913718 gene encoding uncharacterized protein LOC122913718 yields MRHSAVVSKEQKVCPRTSGDSSSPVYTDSAHGAKTLDLFPSRQCPRGAALRDACHQTVPVSPGTWRVRLVRVTGTQRQGKRRSLAAAGGGTGLQSPRPRRASAGNDGAGIGASRLRLQTRKWCYPAHAWALEPGLLQVLLALTREHAAFWNHFTTRLRNRLRKVKLKEQEQPDSTTVGTSPRRPSPPAWQRHLCGHPAVAGPPPAATPQRPSPSFSSSFPLFSHFFSLLSFVPGTRKAAMTLFPRPFRTQFALSRLHWFGVMEPASSPRASVPTAECAGLCGPPRARHPPAVHLGGLPGCGRVWEAPTPPRLVCKPLARSDLMQLRGRAPRLCPSPPGLHQKPWPHQ; encoded by the exons ATGCGGCACTCTGCCGTGGTGTCCAAGGAGCAGAAAGTCTGCCCGCGGACCTCGGGGGACTCCAGCTCCCCTGTCTACACGGACTCTGCCCACGGTGCCAAAACCCTAGACTTG TTCCCGAGCCGGCAGTGCCCCAGGGGGGCGGCTCTGCGGGATGCTTGTCACCAGACCGTGCCTGTGAGCCCTGGAACCTGGCGGGTGCGCCTTGTGCGGGTGACGGGAACACAGAG GCAGGGGAAGCGCAGGAGCCTGGCGGCAGCCGGAGGAGGCACTGGCCTCCAGAGCCCGAGGCCAAGGCGGGCCTCTGCGGGCAACGACGGAGCAGGGATCGGTGCCTCCCGGCTCAGACTGCAGACGAGG AAATGGTGCTACCCAGCTCATGCCTGGGCCTTGGAACCGGGACTTCTTCAAGTCCTTCTAGCTCTGACTCGAGAACATGCTGCATTCTGGAACCACTTCACGACCCGACTCAGGAATCGGCTCCGGAAG GTGAAGCTCAAGGAGCAAGAGCAGCCAGACAGCACCACCGTCGGCACGAGCCCGCGGCGACCGTCACCCCCCGCCTGGCAGCGTCATCTCTGTGGCCACCCTGCCGTGGCCGGGCCACCACCAGCCGCCACGCCCCAACGCCCCTcaccctccttctcttcttcctttcctctgttctctcatttcttttctttgctttcctttgtgCCCGGGACACGCAAAGCCGCCATGACTCTGTTTCCCCGTCCCTTCCGTACTCAATTTGCACTAAGTCGTTTGCACTGGTTTGGAGTCATGGAACCGGCCTCGAGTCCCCGAGCGAGTGTGCCAACTGCTGAGTGTGCTGGCCTCTGCGGCCCGCCCCGCGCCCGGCACCCTCCTGCCGTCCACCTCGGGGGGCTGCCTGGGTGCGGTCGTGTGTGGGAGGCCCCAACCCCCCCTCGCCTGGTCTGCAAGCCCCTGGCACGGAGTGACCTCATGCAGCTCCGTGGTAGAGCCCCTcgcctgtgcccctccccaccagggcTTCACCAGAAGCCTTGGCCTCATCAATAA